The Kordia sp. SMS9 genome window below encodes:
- a CDS encoding recombinase family protein: MSNLQQFQSFGKRSNKSVINNNKAVIYTRVSSGKQKENTSLETQREYCTLYAERAKFEISGYFGGTNESAKNDDRKEYQKMLTFVLQKKVSNIIVYSIDRFSRAGSSAITTVEKLKEKGINVISVTQPMDTETSTGTFFQNLNLLFSKYDNDQRKEKTTAGMKQRLLQGYYIGVAPLGYTNARDKQNRPILIHSEKAKLIRKAFERKANENISNVEIIKRLKKYGLTIQKQNMTRIFRNPIYCGLLANRLLDGKVVKGNHTPIVSKELFLKVNNINTEKNGVRSKQRKNNPNLPMRGFVKCDACGKPITGYTEKKYKLDYYRCHTKGCCGYSRADKLNEKFKNFLSTFQINEKFIAPLKLQMKYTFEYYNESNKDVLEQLKYNHKVIKERIENVEERFVYGEINMELYNKYINKLKLEEAEILKEIENSSIKKSKFNLHVENSLKLLTNLRNTWELSNFVMKQKLQNLLFPNGIHYNRENDSYLSLELNPVLSLINTLSISYNNIKSSANTNEMKKLQEVTAKRV, translated from the coding sequence ATGAGCAATCTTCAACAATTTCAAAGCTTCGGAAAACGAAGTAACAAATCAGTTATTAATAACAATAAGGCAGTTATTTATACAAGAGTTTCAAGTGGAAAGCAAAAAGAAAATACAAGCCTAGAAACGCAACGAGAATATTGTACACTTTATGCAGAGCGGGCAAAGTTTGAAATAAGTGGATACTTTGGTGGCACAAACGAGAGCGCGAAAAATGATGATAGAAAAGAGTATCAAAAGATGCTCACTTTTGTACTTCAAAAAAAAGTATCAAATATCATTGTATACAGTATTGATCGTTTTTCGCGTGCGGGTTCTTCTGCAATCACTACCGTTGAAAAATTAAAGGAAAAAGGAATCAACGTGATATCGGTAACACAACCCATGGACACCGAAACATCTACGGGTACATTCTTTCAAAATCTCAACTTACTATTCAGTAAATATGATAATGACCAACGCAAAGAAAAAACAACTGCGGGAATGAAACAACGCCTTTTACAAGGATATTACATTGGAGTTGCGCCCTTGGGTTATACAAATGCTAGAGATAAACAAAACCGTCCTATTTTAATTCATAGTGAGAAAGCTAAACTTATACGCAAAGCATTTGAAAGGAAAGCAAACGAAAATATATCGAATGTTGAGATTATAAAACGCTTAAAGAAATACGGGTTAACGATACAAAAACAAAATATGACGCGTATATTTAGAAATCCCATCTACTGCGGATTACTGGCAAATCGTTTACTTGATGGTAAGGTTGTCAAAGGAAATCATACCCCTATCGTATCAAAAGAATTATTCTTAAAAGTAAATAATATCAACACAGAAAAAAACGGTGTAAGAAGTAAACAAAGAAAGAACAATCCAAACTTACCAATGAGGGGATTTGTAAAGTGTGATGCATGCGGAAAACCGATTACAGGATATACAGAAAAAAAATACAAGCTTGATTATTATAGATGTCATACAAAAGGGTGTTGTGGATATAGCCGTGCTGACAAACTAAATGAAAAGTTCAAAAACTTTTTGAGTACATTTCAAATAAATGAAAAATTCATAGCCCCCTTAAAGCTACAAATGAAGTATACCTTTGAATACTACAATGAATCAAATAAGGATGTTTTAGAGCAGTTAAAATACAATCACAAAGTTATCAAAGAAAGAATAGAAAATGTAGAGGAACGTTTTGTATATGGCGAAATAAACATGGAACTTTACAACAAGTACATCAATAAATTAAAATTAGAAGAAGCGGAAATATTGAAAGAAATTGAAAATAGTAGTATTAAAAAGTCTAAGTTCAATTTACACGTTGAAAACTCATTAAAACTATTAACTAACTTACGGAATACGTGGGAGTTATCGAATTTTGTGATGAAACAAAAACTACAAAACCTATTGTTTCCTAACGGTATTCACTATAACCGCGAAAATGATAGTTATCTAAGTTTGGAACTGAATCCAGTATTAAGCTTAATAAATACATTATCAATTAGTTATAACAATATTAAAAGTAGCGCAAATACAAACGAAATGAAAAAGTTGCAAGAGGTAACAGCGAAGCGCGTCTAA
- a CDS encoding RNA methyltransferase produces the protein MRKLKNSELNRLSVDEFKSSQKTRLIVILDNIRSLNNIGSVFRTSDAFLIEKIYLCGITAKPPHKDIHRTALGSTDSVAWEYREDTLQLVKELQENNVNVASIEQAENAVMLNKFNPQKGTTYALVFGNEVKGVQQEVVSASDYVIEIPQFGTKHSLNISVSAGVVIWDVFSKLAL, from the coding sequence ATGAGAAAACTCAAAAATAGTGAATTGAACAGATTGAGTGTGGACGAATTCAAATCGTCACAAAAAACACGACTTATTGTTATCTTGGATAATATTCGCAGTTTAAACAATATTGGCTCCGTTTTTAGAACGAGTGATGCTTTTTTGATTGAAAAGATCTATTTGTGTGGAATTACTGCAAAACCGCCACATAAAGACATTCACCGAACAGCATTAGGTTCTACAGATTCCGTTGCATGGGAATACCGAGAAGATACGTTACAACTTGTAAAAGAACTGCAAGAAAATAATGTAAACGTCGCTTCCATAGAACAAGCCGAAAACGCTGTAATGCTGAACAAATTCAATCCTCAAAAAGGAACAACCTACGCATTGGTTTTTGGAAATGAAGTAAAAGGCGTGCAACAAGAAGTGGTTTCTGCCAGTGATTACGTGATTGAAATTCCGCAATTTGGCACGAAACATTCGTTGAATATTTCGGTAAGTGCGGGTGTGGTGATTTGGGATGTGTTTTCGAAGCTGGCGCTTTAG
- the mutS gene encoding DNA mismatch repair protein MutS codes for MKQYNGIKTKYPDAMLLFRVGDFYETFGEDAVKAANILGIVQTYRNNGGENVELAGFPHHSLNTYLPKLVKAGERVAICDQLEDPKQTKKIVKRGVTELVTPGVAFNDEVLQAKTNNFLCAIHYGKKWLGISFLDVSTGEFMTTQGSAEYIDKLLQNFKPSEILIPKQKKREFADTFGSNHHVFFLEDWVFKSDFAEEKLITHFDTSSLKGFGIEDLQEGIIASGAVLYYLSETRHNKLQHITSIARIAEDAYVWMDRFTVRNLELYASTAFNAITLLDVIDKTISPMGGRLLKRWLALPLKNSQQIKQRHEVVNHLLQEKGELEKIQHHIKQISDIERLISKVATGKISPREVIQLKNSLEAIVPIKQITSHSKNEAIKVIGDTIHECELLRSKIKETLNEDAPVNILKGNAIASGYSDKLDELRGIAFSGKDYLDKMLERECAATGIPSLKIASNNVFGYYIEVRNTHKAKVPEAWTRKQTLVNAERYITEELKEYETKILDAEEKIAQIEQELFAYLVVWINQYIKAVQQNANIIAKLDCLCGFATLAKANSYVYPQMDDSFDLEIKNGRHPVIEKQLPIGEKYIANDVYLDRDAQQIIMITGPNMSGKSAILRQTALIVLLAQMGSFVPADSARIGLVDKIFTRVGASDNISMGESTFMVEMNETASILNNISERSLVLLDEIGRGTSTYDGISIAWAISEYLHEHPSRAKTLFATHYHELNEMTEIFDRIKNYNVSVKELKDNVIFLRKLVKGGSEHSFGIHVAKMAGMPQQVIHKANKILKRLEKSHSSEELADDLKSVENDMQLSFFNMDDPLLEEIKEEILMTDIDTLTPVEALMKLNEIKRMLQRKKK; via the coding sequence ATGAAGCAATACAACGGCATCAAAACCAAATATCCTGATGCAATGTTGTTATTTCGAGTGGGCGATTTTTATGAAACGTTTGGAGAAGATGCTGTGAAAGCTGCGAATATTTTAGGAATTGTACAAACCTATCGAAACAATGGTGGCGAAAATGTAGAACTTGCAGGATTTCCACATCACTCCTTAAACACCTATTTGCCAAAGCTAGTCAAAGCGGGCGAAAGAGTTGCCATTTGCGATCAATTGGAAGATCCGAAACAGACTAAAAAGATTGTAAAACGCGGTGTCACCGAATTGGTCACGCCAGGCGTAGCTTTTAATGACGAAGTTTTACAAGCTAAAACCAATAACTTTTTGTGTGCCATTCACTATGGAAAAAAGTGGTTGGGAATTTCTTTTTTAGATGTGTCTACAGGAGAATTTATGACGACGCAAGGTTCCGCAGAATACATTGATAAGCTGTTGCAAAACTTTAAACCGAGCGAAATTTTAATTCCGAAACAGAAAAAGCGGGAATTTGCAGATACGTTTGGAAGCAATCATCACGTGTTTTTTTTGGAAGATTGGGTATTTAAGTCCGATTTTGCCGAAGAAAAACTCATCACACACTTTGATACAAGTTCGCTAAAAGGGTTTGGCATAGAAGATTTACAAGAAGGAATTATTGCTTCTGGTGCCGTGTTGTATTACTTATCGGAAACGCGCCATAACAAACTACAACACATTACGTCCATTGCGCGTATTGCCGAAGATGCGTATGTGTGGATGGATCGTTTTACCGTGCGAAATTTGGAATTGTATGCTTCTACCGCGTTCAACGCAATTACGTTGTTGGATGTAATTGACAAAACGATTTCTCCAATGGGCGGACGTTTGTTGAAACGTTGGTTAGCCTTGCCATTAAAAAATAGTCAGCAAATAAAACAGCGACATGAAGTTGTAAATCATCTGTTGCAAGAAAAAGGGGAACTGGAGAAAATTCAGCATCATATCAAACAAATTAGTGATATTGAACGTTTAATTTCTAAAGTTGCTACAGGTAAAATCTCGCCAAGAGAAGTCATTCAACTGAAAAACTCCTTGGAAGCCATTGTTCCGATCAAACAAATTACAAGTCACAGTAAAAACGAAGCGATCAAGGTCATTGGCGACACGATTCATGAATGTGAGTTGCTTCGCTCCAAAATAAAAGAAACTTTAAACGAGGACGCGCCCGTCAATATTTTGAAAGGAAATGCCATTGCGAGCGGTTATTCGGACAAGTTAGACGAATTGCGCGGGATTGCCTTTTCAGGGAAAGATTATTTGGATAAAATGCTGGAACGCGAATGTGCCGCAACGGGAATTCCATCGTTAAAAATCGCGTCAAACAATGTGTTTGGTTATTATATTGAAGTCCGAAATACGCACAAAGCCAAAGTTCCAGAAGCGTGGACGCGTAAGCAAACCTTGGTGAATGCCGAGCGTTATATTACGGAAGAACTGAAAGAATACGAAACGAAGATTTTGGATGCTGAAGAAAAAATTGCGCAGATTGAACAAGAGTTGTTTGCGTATTTGGTCGTTTGGATCAATCAGTACATTAAAGCCGTGCAGCAAAATGCAAATATCATAGCGAAGTTAGATTGTCTCTGCGGATTTGCAACGTTGGCAAAAGCAAATAGTTATGTATATCCGCAAATGGACGATTCGTTTGATTTAGAGATTAAAAACGGACGTCATCCTGTGATTGAAAAACAATTACCAATCGGGGAAAAATACATTGCAAACGATGTCTATCTCGATCGTGATGCGCAACAAATCATTATGATTACTGGACCGAATATGAGTGGTAAATCGGCGATATTACGTCAAACTGCCTTAATTGTTCTCTTAGCACAAATGGGAAGTTTTGTGCCCGCAGATTCCGCGAGAATCGGTTTGGTCGATAAAATTTTTACGAGAGTAGGAGCGAGTGATAATATTTCGATGGGCGAATCGACTTTTATGGTAGAAATGAACGAAACGGCTTCTATTTTGAATAATATTTCAGAGCGAAGTTTGGTGTTGTTGGATGAAATTGGTCGCGGAACGAGTACGTATGACGGAATTTCGATTGCGTGGGCAATTTCAGAATATTTGCATGAACATCCTTCGCGAGCGAAAACTTTATTTGCCACACATTATCATGAATTGAATGAAATGACGGAAATTTTTGATCGCATCAAGAATTACAACGTTTCTGTAAAAGAATTGAAAGATAACGTGATATTCTTGCGTAAATTGGTTAAAGGTGGAAGCGAACACAGTTTCGGAATTCATGTGGCAAAAATGGCAGGAATGCCACAGCAAGTCATTCACAAAGCCAATAAGATACTGAAACGCTTAGAAAAATCGCATTCGAGTGAAGAATTGGCGGACGATTTAAAAAGTGTAGAAAACGACATGCAACTCAGTTTTTTCAATATGGACGATCCGTTATTGGAAGAAATCAAAGAAGAAATTTTGATGACCGACATTGATACCTTAACGCCTGTGGAAGCCTTGATGAAGCTCAATGAAATTAAACGTATGTTGCAGCGAAAAAAAAAGTAA